Proteins encoded within one genomic window of Nonomuraea gerenzanensis:
- a CDS encoding GNAT family N-acetyltransferase: protein MAETFPAGPAEAFGPWPVYHRESGAAFALRPAVRLATADDAQRVAELIATAFAGLRPMAYLVPSRRDRHRVMTANYRIFVEHAVEHGEIHLIDDGPAVAVWFPYTSPLPAPDDYDRRLAAATGEWVDRFRTLDELFEQNHPADPHHHLAFLAVHPDRQNEGLGTALLQYQHARLDGLPAYLEASDPRNRDLYARHGYQAREPFALPDGTLYWPMWRPGSDL from the coding sequence ATGGCAGAGACGTTCCCAGCAGGGCCGGCGGAGGCGTTCGGGCCGTGGCCGGTGTACCACCGCGAGAGCGGGGCGGCGTTCGCCTTACGGCCCGCCGTCCGCCTGGCGACGGCGGACGACGCGCAGCGGGTCGCCGAGCTGATCGCGACCGCCTTCGCGGGGCTGCGCCCCATGGCCTACCTGGTGCCCAGCCGCCGGGATCGGCACCGGGTCATGACCGCCAACTACCGGATCTTCGTGGAGCACGCCGTCGAGCACGGCGAGATCCACCTCATCGACGACGGCCCCGCGGTGGCGGTGTGGTTCCCCTACACCTCGCCGCTGCCCGCCCCCGACGACTACGACCGCAGGCTGGCCGCGGCCACCGGCGAGTGGGTGGACCGCTTCCGCACGCTGGACGAGCTGTTCGAGCAGAACCACCCGGCGGACCCGCACCACCACCTGGCGTTCCTGGCGGTGCACCCCGACCGGCAGAACGAGGGGCTGGGCACGGCCCTGCTGCAGTACCAGCACGCCAGGCTGGACGGGCTGCCCGCCTACCTGGAGGCCAGCGACCCGCGCAACCGCGACCTGTACGCCCGGCACGGCTACCAGGCACGCGAGCCGTTCGCGCTGCCGGACGGCACCCTGTACTGGCCGATGTGGCGGCCGGGGAGCGATTTGTGA
- a CDS encoding PucR family transcriptional regulator, with translation MVLTLAGCPMHELLDRQIAKLARQLVRGFAERLPVYRRLPKEELDGDITAITEHNLRLISRAFRERRPPGRADLAPLRESAARRAQEGVPLEALLAAYHLGARMVCERLFAGARPDDLDDVLEAGRIVLLYMEAATAAVCSAYVEERESLLSQEQHAMHATVAALLGGDRAALAGVRLPPRYLVLAVAAGRHPDEDGPGAPVAGRRKLHRLRTALQRYAADPVLPALDPAGGLVLVPLQGEEPEPGELARVAAKAAGVPVWLAAECAPPQDVPAAARLVEEVLEVVRVFEQPPGGYRLADVLLEYQLTRSSQATALLAGLLDPLLDNPDLLTTLTAYLDTGLDRRRTAELLHVHPNTVDYRLRRVVVLTGLDPMDPAHLQRIGAALAARRLTRPR, from the coding sequence GTGGTTCTCACCCTGGCCGGGTGCCCGATGCACGAGCTGCTCGACCGCCAGATCGCCAAGCTGGCCAGGCAGCTCGTACGGGGGTTCGCCGAGCGGCTCCCCGTCTACCGGCGGCTGCCGAAGGAGGAGCTGGACGGCGACATCACCGCGATCACCGAGCACAACCTGCGCCTGATCTCCCGCGCCTTCCGGGAGCGCCGCCCGCCCGGCAGGGCCGACCTGGCGCCGTTGCGGGAGTCGGCGGCCCGCCGGGCGCAGGAGGGGGTGCCGCTGGAGGCGCTGCTGGCGGCCTACCACCTGGGGGCGCGGATGGTGTGCGAGCGGCTGTTCGCGGGCGCCCGGCCGGACGACCTGGACGACGTGCTGGAGGCCGGCCGGATCGTCCTGCTCTACATGGAGGCCGCCACGGCCGCCGTCTGCTCGGCGTACGTGGAGGAGCGCGAGAGCCTGCTCAGCCAGGAGCAGCACGCCATGCACGCCACGGTCGCCGCGCTGCTCGGCGGCGACAGGGCTGCGCTGGCCGGCGTGCGGCTGCCGCCGCGCTACCTGGTGCTGGCCGTGGCGGCCGGGCGGCATCCCGACGAGGACGGGCCGGGCGCCCCGGTCGCCGGGCGGCGCAAGCTGCACCGGCTCAGGACGGCGCTGCAGCGGTACGCGGCCGACCCGGTGCTGCCCGCGCTCGACCCGGCGGGCGGGCTGGTGCTCGTGCCGCTCCAGGGGGAGGAGCCGGAGCCCGGCGAGCTGGCGCGAGTGGCGGCCAAGGCCGCGGGCGTGCCCGTGTGGCTGGCCGCCGAGTGCGCGCCGCCGCAGGACGTGCCGGCGGCGGCGCGCCTGGTGGAGGAGGTGCTGGAGGTGGTACGGGTCTTCGAGCAGCCGCCGGGCGGCTACCGGCTGGCCGACGTGCTGCTCGAATACCAGCTCACCCGGTCGAGCCAGGCCACGGCGCTGCTGGCCGGGCTGCTCGACCCGCTGCTCGACAACCCCGACCTGCTCACGACGCTGACGGCGTACCTGGACACGGGCCTGGACCGGCGGCGCACCGCCGAGCTGCTGCACGTGCATCCGAACACCGTCGACTACCGCCTGCGCAGGGTCGTCGTCCTGACAGGGCTGGACCCGATGGACCCGGCCCACCTCCAGCGGATCGGAGCCGCCCTGGCGGCCCGCCGCCTCACCAGACCCCGGTGA
- a CDS encoding APC family permease: MPSTSAPGAGPDPVAGRLAADRLGAPTVVYFVLSAAAPLTVVAGVITTGYAVTGITGLPIAFLVVGAVLAVFAVGYVAMARHLANAGAFYTYVTRGLGRPAGIAAAWVALIAYNTLQVALYGAFGVATAPLLEGWLGVTPAWWVVSLAAWALVAALGLARVDVNGRLLAVLLTAEVAVILLFDLADLINPAAAGHTLETLSPAALFVPGVGALLVLATLGFVGFESSVVFSEESRQPRRTVPVATYASVTIIALVYALSAWAMTVATGPDAIVATARRDQADTIFVLAGAHLGPVVVDLARVLFATSVLAAMISFHNTSSRYFFALGRERVLPAFFARTRARSGAPQAGSLAQSVLGLATILFYAALGLDPLVRLFFYGGAFGGLGVLLLLFLTSIAIIVFFARQPSGETLGRRVIAPVPAAIALAVMVWLALDNFWALLGVPEGDALAWVLPAVYGVAAALGVVWAFVLRAGRPAVYAAVGTGAKVAGVPDGA; the protein is encoded by the coding sequence GCCGCCGCGCCGCTCACCGTCGTCGCCGGGGTCATCACCACCGGGTACGCCGTCACCGGGATCACCGGGCTGCCGATCGCCTTCCTGGTCGTGGGCGCCGTGCTGGCGGTCTTCGCGGTCGGGTACGTGGCGATGGCCCGGCACCTGGCCAACGCCGGCGCGTTCTACACCTACGTCACCAGAGGGCTCGGCCGCCCGGCCGGCATCGCGGCGGCCTGGGTGGCGCTGATCGCGTACAACACGCTGCAGGTCGCCCTCTACGGCGCGTTCGGCGTGGCGACCGCGCCGCTGCTGGAAGGGTGGCTGGGCGTCACGCCCGCCTGGTGGGTCGTCTCGCTGGCCGCCTGGGCGCTCGTCGCGGCGCTCGGCCTGGCGCGGGTGGACGTCAACGGCCGCCTGCTGGCCGTGCTGCTGACCGCCGAGGTGGCGGTCATCCTGCTGTTCGACCTGGCCGACCTGATCAACCCGGCGGCGGCCGGCCACACCTTGGAGACGCTGTCGCCGGCCGCGCTGTTCGTGCCGGGCGTGGGGGCGCTGCTGGTGCTGGCGACGTTGGGGTTCGTCGGGTTCGAGTCGTCCGTGGTGTTCTCCGAGGAGAGCAGGCAGCCGCGGCGTACGGTGCCGGTGGCGACGTACGCGTCCGTGACGATCATCGCCCTGGTGTACGCGCTGTCGGCGTGGGCGATGACCGTCGCCACGGGGCCCGACGCCATCGTGGCCACCGCGCGGCGCGACCAGGCGGACACCATCTTCGTGCTGGCCGGGGCGCACCTGGGCCCCGTCGTGGTGGACCTCGCCAGGGTGCTCTTCGCCACCAGCGTCCTGGCCGCGATGATCTCCTTCCACAACACCAGCTCCCGCTACTTCTTCGCGCTCGGCCGCGAGCGGGTGCTGCCGGCCTTCTTCGCCAGGACCCGGGCCCGCAGCGGGGCGCCCCAGGCGGGCTCGCTCGCGCAGAGCGTGCTCGGCCTGGCCACGATCCTGTTCTACGCGGCCCTCGGCCTCGACCCGCTCGTGCGGCTCTTCTTCTACGGCGGCGCGTTCGGTGGGCTCGGCGTGCTGCTGCTGCTCTTCCTGACGTCCATCGCGATCATCGTCTTCTTCGCCCGGCAGCCGAGCGGCGAGACGCTCGGCCGGCGGGTGATCGCGCCCGTGCCCGCCGCGATCGCGCTGGCCGTGATGGTGTGGCTGGCGCTGGACAACTTCTGGGCGCTGCTGGGCGTGCCGGAGGGCGACGCCCTGGCGTGGGTGCTGCCGGCCGTCTACGGGGTCGCGGCGGCGCTCGGGGTGGTGTGGGCGTTCGTGCTGCGTGCCGGACGGCCCGCCGTTTACGCTGCGGTGGGGACGGGCGCCAAGGTCGCCGGCGTCCCCGACGGCGCTTGA
- a CDS encoding SGNH/GDSL hydrolase family protein yields MVRRTILLLTAVWLALSLSPPAHAQAEVYVALGDSAAAGPLVPNQIHLGCLRSDRNYPRLTAQAIGAATFRDATCSGAETEDMYQPQSTELGDVPPQLDALSPDTTLVTVQIGANDVGLTDFIEDCLNLLPPPIGDACNDDYNVGGQDKWRVDTDALRPHLLTLVSDIRARAPQARIFMVGYGTYARRDGCYPRVPIIRADANYIRATLMYFNQMLAEQAAAAGVGFIDLQTPSVGHDPCASAGTRWIEPYVPASPAAPFHPNAAGMRGFAAAVTAAVTGAQR; encoded by the coding sequence ATGGTCCGCCGCACGATCCTCCTGCTCACCGCGGTCTGGCTCGCCCTCTCCCTCTCCCCGCCCGCGCACGCCCAGGCCGAGGTGTACGTGGCCCTGGGCGACTCGGCCGCCGCCGGCCCGCTCGTGCCCAACCAGATCCACCTCGGCTGCCTGCGCTCCGACCGCAACTACCCGCGCCTGACCGCCCAGGCCATCGGCGCCGCCACCTTCCGCGACGCGACCTGCTCGGGCGCCGAGACGGAGGACATGTACCAGCCGCAGAGCACCGAGCTGGGCGACGTGCCGCCCCAGCTCGACGCGCTCAGCCCGGACACCACGCTGGTCACGGTGCAGATCGGGGCCAACGACGTCGGCCTGACCGACTTCATCGAGGACTGCCTGAACCTGCTGCCCCCGCCGATCGGCGACGCCTGCAACGACGACTACAACGTGGGCGGCCAGGACAAGTGGCGGGTCGACACCGACGCGCTGCGGCCCCACCTGCTCACCCTGGTCTCCGACATCCGCGCGCGGGCCCCGCAGGCCAGGATCTTCATGGTGGGCTACGGCACCTACGCGCGCCGGGACGGCTGCTACCCGCGCGTGCCGATCATCAGGGCGGACGCGAACTACATCAGGGCCACGCTGATGTACTTCAACCAGATGCTGGCCGAGCAGGCCGCCGCGGCCGGCGTGGGCTTCATCGACCTGCAGACGCCGAGCGTCGGCCACGACCCGTGCGCCTCGGCCGGCACGCGGTGGATCGAGCCGTACGTGCCCGCCTCGCCCGCCGCCCCGTTCCACCCGAACGCGGCCGGGATGCGCGGCTTCGCGGCCGCCGTGACAGCGGCGGTCACGGGCGCCCAGCGGTGA
- a CDS encoding alkaline phosphatase PhoX translates to MRRRTFLTAVPASVAFSGAVWHEAVASVSAGASPYGPLGAPDANGMALPAGFTGRVVARSGRSVGGTLWHPAPDGGACFPDGTGWIYVSNSEVPLIGGASAIRFRADGSIERAYRILSGTNLNCAGGATPWNTWLSCEEIFRGRVYETDPYGTRAAQPRPAMGRFKHEAAACDPDRRVVYLTEDESDGCFYRFTPTTWGDLSSGRLEVLCGDGAGWREVPDPTPGVLARQTRHQVPEARHFDGGEGCHYAAGVCYFTAKGDRRVWAYDTARQTVTAIYDGTGTLDGVDNVTGLRGDLYVAEDGGNMEINIITPDGVVAPIMRLDGQARSEITGPAFSFDGTRLYFSSQRGTSGESAGTGGITYEVTGPFRR, encoded by the coding sequence ATGCGCCGCCGTACCTTCCTGACAGCCGTGCCCGCGTCGGTGGCGTTCTCGGGGGCGGTGTGGCACGAGGCCGTGGCGTCGGTGTCCGCCGGGGCGAGCCCGTACGGGCCGCTCGGCGCGCCCGACGCCAACGGCATGGCGTTACCCGCCGGCTTCACCGGGCGCGTGGTGGCCAGGTCGGGCCGCAGCGTCGGCGGCACGCTCTGGCACCCGGCGCCCGACGGCGGCGCCTGCTTCCCCGACGGCACCGGCTGGATCTACGTGTCCAACTCGGAGGTGCCGCTGATCGGCGGCGCCTCGGCGATCAGGTTCAGGGCGGACGGGTCGATCGAGCGCGCGTACCGGATCCTGAGCGGCACGAACCTCAACTGCGCCGGCGGTGCCACCCCCTGGAACACCTGGCTGTCGTGCGAGGAGATCTTCCGCGGCCGGGTGTACGAGACCGACCCGTACGGCACCCGCGCGGCCCAGCCCCGCCCCGCCATGGGCCGCTTCAAGCACGAGGCCGCCGCCTGCGACCCCGACCGCCGGGTCGTCTACCTGACCGAGGACGAGAGCGACGGCTGCTTCTACCGGTTCACCCCCACGACCTGGGGAGACCTGTCCAGCGGGCGGCTGGAGGTGCTGTGCGGCGACGGCGCCGGGTGGCGCGAGGTCCCCGATCCCACGCCCGGCGTGCTGGCGCGCCAGACCAGGCACCAGGTGCCGGAGGCCAGGCACTTCGACGGCGGCGAGGGCTGCCACTACGCCGCCGGCGTCTGCTACTTCACCGCCAAGGGCGACCGCAGGGTGTGGGCGTACGACACCGCCCGCCAGACCGTCACCGCGATCTACGACGGCACCGGCACGCTCGACGGCGTGGACAACGTCACCGGCCTGAGAGGCGACCTCTACGTCGCCGAGGACGGCGGCAACATGGAGATCAACATCATCACACCCGACGGCGTGGTGGCCCCGATCATGCGCCTCGACGGGCAGGCGCGGTCGGAGATCACCGGGCCCGCGTTCTCGTTCGACGGGACCCGGCTCTACTTCTCCTCCCAGCGCGGCACCAGCGGCGAGTCCGCGGGCACCGGAGGCATCACCTACGAGGTGACCGGCCCCTTCCGCCGCTGA